Proteins encoded by one window of Salmonirosea aquatica:
- a CDS encoding DUF4466 family protein has product MQQRSYLTYTLVVLSLLAGLTACDPSDHPTVTPLKKVGFQNDVIKRTLGPNVMGLDIEFAFAMALPADEGKLTSAQVEASIGGASGTYLEHRSYYTDGSGNDIGVVVGSPSSSEGKITKVNFTADTSAATLRYYYKIPEAARGESVSFTFTSTSSTGEVVTYNMGPYKIAEMDMVLDLDVKDGGAQYISIEDMKVYTAAEAAQMPNKIDLVYLYRSIPNITFNHALVSPAADAQYRPGLTLPAGLTNSAKISKVWGLRDFHLARLQYGIYIDDLDFEELDISTAPNYAINLRAEAGAWVETADGKYRAYIYMNSVNNTAKSAKISMKRYTLK; this is encoded by the coding sequence ATGCAACAACGTAGCTATCTAACTTATACGCTCGTCGTGCTGTCCCTCCTGGCGGGGTTGACAGCCTGCGATCCCAGCGATCACCCGACTGTCACGCCGCTGAAGAAGGTTGGTTTCCAGAACGATGTGATCAAAAGAACCTTAGGTCCCAATGTCATGGGACTGGATATAGAGTTTGCCTTTGCCATGGCCCTGCCCGCCGATGAGGGCAAGCTTACCTCAGCTCAGGTCGAAGCTTCCATCGGTGGCGCATCGGGTACCTACCTTGAGCACCGATCCTACTATACTGATGGTAGTGGAAACGACATCGGCGTGGTAGTGGGAAGCCCATCGTCCAGTGAAGGGAAGATCACGAAGGTCAACTTCACCGCCGATACTTCCGCAGCCACCTTACGGTACTATTATAAAATTCCCGAAGCAGCCCGGGGCGAATCCGTTTCATTCACATTTACCTCCACCAGCAGCACGGGTGAGGTGGTTACCTACAACATGGGCCCCTACAAAATCGCTGAGATGGACATGGTGCTCGACTTGGACGTGAAGGATGGCGGTGCCCAGTACATTTCCATCGAGGACATGAAGGTATATACAGCCGCCGAGGCCGCCCAAATGCCCAATAAGATCGATTTGGTGTACCTGTACCGATCCATTCCTAACATCACGTTCAATCATGCCCTGGTGTCTCCGGCCGCGGATGCTCAGTATCGGCCCGGACTGACTTTGCCCGCCGGGCTTACCAACAGCGCCAAGATCAGCAAGGTGTGGGGCCTGCGGGATTTCCACTTGGCCCGCCTGCAGTATGGCATCTACATCGACGATCTGGATTTTGAAGAGCTCGATATTTCAACGGCGCCCAACTACGCCATCAACCTCCGGGCGGAAGCCGGAGCGTGGGTTGAAACGGCCGATGGCAAGTACCGTGCCTACATTTACATGAATTCGGTGAACAATACCGCGAAGAGCGCTAAAATCAGCATGAAGCGCTATACGCTGAAATAA
- a CDS encoding RagB/SusD family nutrient uptake outer membrane protein — MKKTISKLIFLTVVTGLVFVTGSCKEDLLYQEPTTELAANAFWKTEDDALIGLYGAYADVRPLFDRDYYFSGHGEYTRVRGTSATDKNLQRGDAYQGANYNPSGYGAAFDKYHRYLYGGVNRTNYVIENVNRLLETANPASVPGLEAIVGEARLLRGMVYFRLISMWGDVPYFSRIINDNSEVSTIARTPIAQVKDSIMADFTYAFEKLPVKGSAVGRAGKPAALAFRGKLQLFWASWNKNGWPELTTFTPSAAEANTAYAAAAADFKKVIDDYGLVLFRGGEPGPIDELGEAEQLPNYYYLFTPIANGDAEMIMTFTHGGTGTGQGEELMRDFSGRSHEGSQCWVSPRYELADRYQLVSTGDFAPPLVPMNPSTAGARTAKNSAVNPQSYVGRDYRMKASIMWDYEVSVGLNSLKSTGWVPFIYKTYNQPIVINGEKLTTYNTDGTNSGYVFRKFLRNYPGQGRSDGDYDFPVMRLADVYLMYAEATNEINGPQAEAIELVNKIRHRGNLPALTADKTANKDVFFDAIEQERIVELVAEGQRGFDLRRWRALERVWGAPYTDGVWRIDTHGANQQRYFQNASERTYEQAYIFRIPPGERDRNPNLTQNTPWL, encoded by the coding sequence ATGAAAAAAACGATTTCAAAATTAATATTCCTGACGGTTGTTACCGGGCTGGTTTTTGTAACGGGCTCGTGTAAAGAGGACCTACTCTATCAGGAACCCACGACCGAACTGGCGGCAAACGCTTTCTGGAAAACCGAGGACGACGCTCTGATCGGTCTGTATGGCGCTTACGCAGATGTGCGGCCGCTTTTCGACCGCGACTATTATTTTTCTGGTCATGGTGAATACACCCGGGTACGGGGTACCAGCGCTACGGACAAGAACCTCCAGCGTGGGGATGCCTACCAGGGGGCCAACTACAACCCTTCGGGGTATGGGGCGGCATTTGATAAATATCACCGGTACCTGTACGGTGGTGTCAACCGGACCAACTATGTGATCGAGAATGTCAACCGCTTGCTTGAAACTGCCAATCCTGCTTCGGTTCCCGGTCTGGAAGCAATCGTAGGCGAGGCGCGCTTGTTGCGAGGTATGGTGTATTTTCGCCTGATCTCTATGTGGGGTGATGTACCCTATTTCAGCCGGATCATCAACGACAACTCCGAAGTGTCCACCATTGCCCGGACTCCCATTGCGCAGGTGAAAGATTCCATCATGGCCGATTTTACCTACGCTTTCGAAAAGCTACCGGTCAAAGGATCGGCCGTGGGCCGGGCGGGTAAGCCCGCAGCGCTGGCCTTCCGGGGTAAGCTCCAATTGTTCTGGGCTAGCTGGAACAAGAATGGCTGGCCCGAACTCACGACGTTCACGCCTAGTGCAGCGGAAGCCAATACGGCCTACGCCGCCGCTGCCGCTGATTTCAAGAAAGTGATTGACGATTATGGCCTGGTGCTATTCCGGGGCGGTGAACCCGGCCCTATTGACGAACTGGGCGAAGCTGAACAGCTGCCTAACTACTACTACCTCTTTACGCCCATCGCCAACGGCGACGCGGAAATGATCATGACCTTCACCCACGGAGGTACGGGTACGGGACAGGGCGAAGAACTCATGCGTGACTTCTCGGGACGCTCACACGAAGGTTCGCAGTGCTGGGTATCGCCGCGCTATGAACTTGCTGATCGCTACCAATTGGTATCTACGGGTGATTTTGCTCCTCCCCTTGTACCCATGAACCCTTCTACGGCCGGAGCCCGAACCGCGAAAAATTCGGCAGTGAATCCCCAAAGCTATGTAGGGCGCGATTACCGCATGAAGGCTTCCATTATGTGGGACTACGAGGTGAGTGTAGGTCTGAACTCCCTGAAATCGACGGGTTGGGTACCTTTCATCTATAAAACCTACAATCAGCCTATTGTCATCAATGGTGAAAAGCTGACGACCTACAATACGGATGGTACCAACTCCGGCTATGTGTTCCGTAAATTCCTGCGCAACTACCCCGGTCAGGGCCGTAGCGACGGTGACTACGACTTCCCGGTGATGCGCCTGGCCGATGTGTATTTGATGTATGCTGAGGCTACCAACGAAATCAACGGCCCGCAGGCTGAGGCCATCGAGCTGGTGAACAAAATTCGTCATCGGGGTAACCTACCTGCCTTGACTGCCGACAAAACGGCCAATAAGGATGTTTTCTTCGATGCCATCGAGCAGGAACGTATTGTCGAACTGGTGGCTGAAGGGCAACGCGGATTCGACCTGCGCCGCTGGCGCGCGCTCGAGCGGGTTTGGGGAGCTCCCTACACCGATGGCGTATGGCGGATCGATACGCATGGTGCTAACCAGCAGCGTTACTTCCAGAATGCCAGTGAGCGTACCTACGAGCAGGCGTACATTTTCAGGATTCCTCCCGGAGAACGCGACCGGAACCCGAATTTGACCCAGAATACACCCTGGCTGTAA
- a CDS encoding right-handed parallel beta-helix repeat-containing protein produces the protein MRRFVAPMLSLGMMLVLLVPVSGQKFAHPGINQTAADLQYMKAEVLKGHQPYKDAFERLKAATDLDFKVTPYTHVLRGPYGRPNIGGDDLSKGATLAYNCALLWYITDDKTYADKAIQVLNAWSGTLWDFDYNDAKLLAAWTGHLLCNAAELLKYTPSGWKNHDIDRFTHLMTTVYYPLLRYYFPQANGNWDGAIIHSILAIAVFTDNRSLFDQATDHLLHGPVNGSLFKYIFPSGQCQESTRDQGHVQLGLGEFAGAAQIAYTQGVDVFSMADNRLALGYEYTARFLMGETPHCYGLISERAKTLRDDYEYVYRHYAAMGVEVPYTKLAADSVRNNASRSILTSVRKPGSIKSGKYPPIRASTIGYIAGALAIPATKIPGDAVRVAPGQSLQQALDAAAGSKRWVVAQAGLHTLPTTLKIPSGVTLAGEGIQTILFLDPSSGVRDAIVSATDDLHDVTLRDFVIEGSTQPETGTDPNSRRSFRSTANRGGIMFLSPRQGAMANLSFINLTVRNCTYNGVFVSGATQVTVTSCDFTENGSSVVPGPKLQHNLLLTHCENVKIKGCRLDTSPFGCGLSLGHCKQVSVSASEIARNGHYGILVAESEDITIEENLIEANDRSGVMMEYLDLGSNQVTVQGNRIQYNQGFGVEAYALKKGMIKNNTYEGNGSSAKQEKISEEKRILME, from the coding sequence ATGAGACGCTTCGTAGCCCCCATGCTATCTCTGGGAATGATGCTGGTCCTGCTGGTACCCGTTTCGGGACAGAAGTTTGCGCATCCCGGCATCAATCAAACCGCTGCTGATCTTCAGTACATGAAAGCAGAAGTGTTGAAAGGGCATCAGCCGTACAAGGATGCTTTTGAGCGGCTCAAAGCGGCCACTGATTTGGATTTTAAGGTGACTCCTTATACCCATGTGTTGAGGGGCCCCTACGGCCGCCCCAATATAGGGGGCGATGATCTCTCAAAAGGAGCTACCCTAGCCTATAACTGTGCCCTGCTCTGGTACATCACCGATGACAAGACCTATGCTGATAAGGCTATTCAGGTGCTCAATGCCTGGTCAGGTACCCTCTGGGATTTTGACTACAACGACGCCAAGCTTCTCGCCGCCTGGACGGGGCATCTGCTTTGTAATGCAGCCGAATTGTTAAAATACACGCCCTCAGGTTGGAAAAATCATGACATCGACCGGTTTACGCATCTGATGACGACCGTATACTATCCACTCTTACGATATTATTTCCCGCAGGCCAATGGTAACTGGGATGGGGCCATCATCCATTCAATTCTGGCGATTGCCGTTTTTACCGACAACCGCTCTCTGTTCGACCAGGCCACGGATCACCTGCTGCATGGACCGGTTAACGGGAGTTTGTTCAAGTATATTTTTCCCAGCGGTCAATGCCAGGAAAGTACCCGCGACCAGGGGCACGTTCAGCTTGGCCTTGGGGAGTTTGCCGGCGCCGCCCAAATTGCCTACACGCAGGGAGTGGATGTTTTTTCAATGGCCGATAACCGTCTGGCGCTCGGATACGAATACACAGCCAGGTTTCTGATGGGTGAAACTCCTCATTGCTATGGACTCATTTCGGAGCGCGCTAAAACGCTCCGTGACGACTATGAGTACGTGTACCGCCACTATGCTGCCATGGGTGTGGAGGTACCTTATACAAAACTAGCCGCCGATTCGGTTCGCAACAACGCTTCACGGAGCATCCTGACTTCTGTCCGCAAGCCGGGATCGATTAAGTCCGGAAAGTACCCTCCTATTCGAGCCAGTACAATCGGGTACATAGCGGGTGCTCTGGCGATTCCGGCCACAAAAATTCCCGGCGATGCCGTTCGGGTAGCACCAGGACAATCCCTGCAGCAAGCGCTGGATGCCGCTGCCGGCAGCAAGCGGTGGGTAGTGGCTCAGGCGGGCCTACACACGCTACCCACTACCCTCAAAATCCCCAGCGGGGTTACCCTGGCGGGTGAGGGCATCCAAACAATATTGTTTCTGGATCCGTCGTCGGGAGTACGTGACGCTATCGTGAGCGCAACCGATGATTTGCATGATGTTACCCTGCGGGATTTTGTAATTGAAGGTTCGACCCAACCCGAAACCGGAACTGATCCGAATAGCCGCCGATCGTTTCGCAGTACGGCCAACCGGGGCGGCATTATGTTCCTGTCTCCCCGCCAGGGCGCAATGGCAAACCTTAGTTTCATCAACCTCACCGTGCGGAACTGCACCTACAATGGTGTCTTCGTGAGTGGTGCTACACAGGTGACGGTTACCTCCTGCGATTTTACCGAAAATGGATCCAGCGTGGTGCCAGGCCCCAAATTGCAGCATAATCTGCTACTTACCCATTGTGAGAATGTAAAAATAAAGGGCTGTCGGCTAGATACCTCTCCTTTTGGATGTGGACTTTCCCTTGGGCATTGCAAACAGGTTTCAGTATCGGCCAGTGAAATAGCCCGCAATGGCCATTATGGTATTCTGGTGGCCGAATCAGAAGATATAACAATTGAGGAGAATTTGATCGAAGCCAATGACCGCAGCGGGGTTATGATGGAGTACCTCGACCTGGGTTCGAACCAGGTAACCGTGCAGGGTAACCGGATTCAATACAACCAGGGATTCGGAGTGGAAGCCTATGCGCTCAAAAAGGGTATGATAAAGAACAATACCTACGAGGGAAACGGAAGTTCGGCCAAACAGGAAAAAATCAGCGAAGAGAAACGGATCCTGATGGAATGA
- a CDS encoding heparinase II/III domain-containing protein codes for MKKILIFCLSIGWGLVSAQSPQAIIPDSMALTTKLIGLGNSHPRLLLAKGEEKKLLKNVESDRYLKAIHTAILAECDRLIGVPPVERIQIGRRLLDKSRECLRRVFQLAYAYRTTGQKKYLQRAEKEMLAVAAFSDWNPTHFLDVAEMTMAVAIGYDWLYNDLSAGSRGTLRDALINKGVLLSFDDRYNWFLTAEHNWNQVCNAGMTFGALAIAEEEPVLAGRTIRRALTTIPKAMVPYGPDGGYPEGFGYWEYGTSFNVLFLSALEKSLGTDFGLAQTPGFLKTAGFEQNIVGPQGTVHNWGDSGAQNGISPAMFWFAAKNNDPSLLWMQRKVIQEQPAREFVSERILPALLIWGNNLNLENSKPPTEKMWIGQGPSPVAFMRTSWADTNAIFVGFKGGSASVNHAHMDAGSFVLDALGERWAMDFGPQNYNSLEERGIKLFGRTQDAERWDIFRYNNLVHNTLTIDGHYQNVKGYAQIDAWSDNPQDMRIVSDLSTVYEGQAAAVKRGIALLEEKYVVVRDEVKAPAQDITLRWTLLTPAEVKILDDKTVALSQHGKTMYLHFNAKVPLTLKTWSTVPTHDYDAPNPGTQLVGFEALIPANTSQGFNVSFSHSQTPRTVAPLAEWSVKKAK; via the coding sequence ATGAAAAAAATATTGATTTTCTGTCTTTCAATTGGTTGGGGACTTGTTTCTGCGCAGTCGCCGCAAGCGATCATTCCCGACAGCATGGCCCTAACCACCAAACTCATCGGTCTGGGTAATTCCCACCCACGGCTTTTACTGGCAAAGGGTGAAGAAAAAAAATTACTAAAAAACGTTGAGTCCGACCGGTACCTGAAGGCGATCCATACTGCTATTCTGGCGGAGTGCGATCGACTGATCGGTGTCCCGCCGGTGGAGCGGATCCAGATCGGTCGGCGTCTCCTCGATAAATCCCGGGAGTGTTTGCGACGGGTGTTTCAGCTGGCCTATGCCTACCGCACCACCGGCCAAAAAAAGTATTTGCAACGGGCCGAAAAAGAAATGCTTGCCGTGGCAGCTTTTTCAGACTGGAATCCGACCCATTTTCTGGATGTGGCCGAAATGACCATGGCGGTGGCTATCGGCTACGACTGGCTGTATAACGATTTGTCGGCCGGGAGTCGGGGTACCCTCCGTGATGCGCTGATCAACAAGGGTGTTCTGCTTTCTTTCGACGACCGGTACAACTGGTTTTTGACCGCCGAACATAACTGGAATCAGGTATGTAATGCCGGAATGACCTTTGGGGCCCTGGCCATTGCAGAGGAAGAACCCGTGCTGGCGGGTCGTACCATCCGTCGGGCTCTGACTACTATTCCCAAAGCCATGGTACCTTACGGCCCCGATGGCGGTTATCCCGAGGGATTCGGCTACTGGGAGTACGGTACCAGCTTCAATGTATTGTTTTTGAGCGCTTTGGAAAAATCCCTGGGTACTGATTTTGGGTTGGCCCAGACGCCCGGTTTCCTGAAAACAGCCGGTTTTGAGCAGAACATCGTAGGGCCTCAGGGTACCGTACACAACTGGGGCGATAGCGGCGCTCAGAATGGCATCAGCCCGGCCATGTTCTGGTTTGCCGCTAAAAACAACGATCCGTCACTCTTGTGGATGCAGCGGAAAGTCATCCAGGAACAGCCCGCCAGGGAGTTTGTCAGCGAGCGGATCTTGCCCGCTCTATTGATTTGGGGCAATAACCTGAACCTGGAAAACAGCAAACCACCCACCGAAAAAATGTGGATAGGGCAGGGACCAAGCCCCGTAGCTTTCATGCGCACTTCCTGGGCCGATACCAACGCGATTTTTGTAGGCTTCAAGGGAGGGTCGGCCTCGGTCAACCACGCGCACATGGATGCGGGATCGTTTGTACTGGATGCTTTGGGGGAGCGTTGGGCGATGGATTTTGGCCCTCAAAACTACAATTCGCTGGAAGAGCGCGGCATCAAACTGTTCGGTCGCACGCAGGATGCCGAGCGCTGGGATATTTTTCGTTATAATAATCTGGTTCATAATACTCTGACCATCGACGGTCACTATCAGAACGTTAAAGGGTACGCCCAGATAGATGCCTGGTCGGATAATCCTCAGGATATGCGCATCGTTTCCGACCTGTCGACGGTGTATGAGGGACAGGCGGCAGCGGTCAAGCGCGGGATAGCCCTGTTGGAAGAGAAATACGTGGTGGTGCGCGATGAAGTGAAGGCTCCGGCTCAGGACATCACGCTTCGGTGGACGCTGCTTACCCCGGCTGAGGTCAAAATTCTGGATGATAAAACGGTGGCGTTATCACAGCATGGCAAAACCATGTACCTGCATTTTAATGCGAAGGTACCCCTCACCCTCAAAACATGGTCTACCGTACCTACCCACGATTATGATGCACCCAATCCGGGCACGCAGCTGGTGGGTTTTGAGGCATTAATTCCCGCCAACACCTCCCAGGGTTTTAATGTAAGTTTTAGCCATTCTCAAACCCCCAGAACCGTAGCACCTCTGGCGGAATGGAGCGTAAAAAAAGCTAAGTAA
- a CDS encoding SusC/RagA family TonB-linked outer membrane protein, which produces MAQGQAVTGVINSAEDNTPLPGVTVVLKNSTVGTTTDQDGRYRITTTGNNPTLIFSAVGFATQEVAVGNRSTVDVTLAVDQKTLNEVVVVGYGTQKKSQVTGAIVQVSSKEIQEMPITNLGQALQGRAAGVDVTQTGSKPGTVPKILIRGRRSFNATNDPLYVVDGIPLAGGYEDMNPSDVASMEILKDATATAIYGARGANGVVLISTKRGAAKGKTTVSYDTYAGVSKPLDKVQLFSGPEFAEFVREAYRATGGYKDANGNAVPTGVADPVADAKVAVLGGDPAVAKGIANGTDTDWQSLILQNGFVQNHSIGIQGGSDRTQFYLSGGYFKDQGISEGLDFTRMSLRANLDHQVNSFLKVGLSSYMMYSIRNGENLNPYQFTLQQNPLAAVYNDDGSLKFSPTNDALLTNPLAEIVPGAQVDETKKYRIFNSIFAEAQIIEGLKYRVNFGPDFTIARYGRFIGAQTNARKGGAPQASNENRFGFNYTLENILSYNKNFGGKHNLGITALHSIQRDNYETFRADVQGVPAESQQFYSLGTASSILSTPSNLIQWTINSFMARINYDYNDKYLLTLTLRRDGSSRFGENTKYGNFPGVAVGWNISNEPFLKNAPWIDLMKIRAGWGQVGNQGVAPYQTQGLLSRTAYAWGSTAAFGYRPSTIGNPDLRWETSSTANVGVDFSFLSGRVQGSLELYQTNTTALLLSDQLPGSIGFSAVTRNVGETRNRGIELGFTTINVNSGSGFKWSTDFTFMKNTEAIISLYNGKIDDVGNGWFIGRPLSTVFDYKKIGIWQSDEAEKAKSYASEVGQIKIQDTNNDGKINADDRVIQGSDVPKFSGGITNRFNFKGFDLSFFFYARVGNLIRSEFHRNLNQLAGRYQQIKVDYWTPNNPTNEFPRPKSNQEFPVYNTTLTYFDGTFVKLRNINFGYNFSPAVASKLGMESLRIYSSIQQPFIWSKYRSKYNGVDPETTDLNAGGSGVTPATSVYTLGLNVRF; this is translated from the coding sequence ATGGCCCAGGGACAGGCCGTGACCGGTGTGATTAATTCCGCCGAAGACAACACACCTTTGCCCGGCGTAACGGTCGTACTTAAGAATTCTACGGTAGGTACCACCACGGACCAGGATGGTAGGTACCGGATTACTACGACCGGCAACAACCCTACGCTCATCTTCTCTGCCGTAGGTTTTGCAACTCAGGAAGTAGCGGTTGGCAACCGTAGTACTGTGGATGTAACACTGGCTGTTGACCAGAAAACCCTGAATGAAGTAGTGGTTGTAGGGTACGGTACCCAGAAGAAAAGCCAGGTAACGGGCGCTATCGTGCAAGTAAGCTCCAAAGAAATTCAGGAAATGCCGATTACCAACCTAGGCCAAGCGCTTCAGGGTAGGGCGGCCGGGGTCGACGTAACTCAGACGGGTTCTAAGCCAGGTACAGTTCCAAAAATCCTGATTCGTGGCCGCCGGTCGTTCAACGCGACCAATGATCCCCTTTACGTAGTTGACGGGATACCACTGGCAGGAGGCTATGAGGATATGAATCCAAGTGATGTAGCCTCCATGGAAATATTGAAAGATGCTACCGCAACAGCTATCTACGGTGCCCGGGGTGCCAACGGGGTAGTCCTGATTTCTACTAAACGCGGTGCGGCAAAGGGGAAAACCACGGTATCGTATGATACGTATGCAGGGGTGTCCAAGCCGCTCGACAAGGTACAGCTGTTTAGCGGCCCGGAATTCGCTGAATTTGTCCGGGAAGCCTATCGTGCTACCGGTGGCTATAAGGATGCCAATGGAAATGCAGTTCCTACCGGTGTTGCCGATCCGGTCGCCGATGCCAAGGTCGCCGTTTTGGGTGGCGACCCGGCCGTTGCCAAAGGTATAGCGAATGGTACTGATACCGACTGGCAGAGCCTGATTCTGCAGAATGGCTTTGTCCAGAATCACTCTATCGGGATTCAGGGCGGGAGCGACAGAACGCAGTTCTACCTTTCGGGAGGGTACTTTAAAGACCAGGGCATTTCAGAAGGTCTGGACTTTACCAGAATGTCACTGCGGGCCAATCTCGATCACCAAGTAAACAGCTTTTTGAAAGTAGGGCTTTCATCGTATATGATGTATAGTATCCGCAATGGTGAAAACCTGAACCCTTATCAGTTCACCCTTCAGCAAAATCCGCTGGCTGCTGTGTATAATGACGATGGTAGCCTCAAATTCTCGCCAACCAACGATGCTCTGCTCACCAACCCGCTGGCCGAAATCGTGCCCGGTGCTCAGGTAGATGAAACAAAGAAATACCGCATTTTCAACAGTATTTTTGCGGAAGCTCAGATCATAGAAGGCCTTAAGTACCGGGTTAACTTTGGTCCAGACTTTACTATTGCTCGTTATGGGCGCTTCATTGGTGCCCAAACCAATGCTCGTAAAGGCGGTGCTCCGCAGGCGTCCAATGAAAACCGGTTTGGCTTTAACTATACCCTGGAGAACATCCTGAGCTACAACAAAAACTTTGGTGGAAAACATAATCTAGGCATTACGGCGCTTCATTCTATTCAGCGTGACAACTATGAAACCTTCCGGGCTGATGTACAGGGGGTACCCGCTGAAAGTCAGCAGTTTTATAGCCTGGGTACGGCCAGCTCAATTTTATCTACTCCCAGTAACCTGATCCAGTGGACCATCAACTCGTTTATGGCCCGGATTAACTACGACTACAACGATAAATACTTACTAACCCTGACGCTGCGTCGCGATGGTTCGAGTCGATTCGGTGAAAACACCAAGTATGGTAACTTCCCTGGCGTTGCGGTTGGCTGGAATATAAGCAATGAGCCATTCCTGAAAAATGCTCCTTGGATTGACCTGATGAAAATACGCGCAGGTTGGGGACAAGTTGGTAATCAGGGGGTAGCGCCTTACCAGACCCAGGGCTTACTGAGCCGCACTGCCTACGCCTGGGGAAGCACAGCGGCCTTTGGTTATCGGCCTAGTACGATTGGTAATCCGGATTTACGCTGGGAGACATCTTCTACGGCTAACGTAGGTGTTGACTTCAGTTTCCTTAGCGGTCGGGTACAAGGTTCATTGGAATTGTACCAGACCAATACAACGGCGCTTCTGTTGTCTGACCAGCTTCCGGGCTCAATCGGTTTCTCGGCCGTTACCCGTAACGTAGGGGAAACCCGCAACCGGGGCATTGAACTGGGCTTCACTACGATCAATGTGAACTCAGGCTCAGGCTTTAAATGGTCAACGGATTTTACTTTTATGAAAAACACCGAAGCCATTATCTCGCTGTACAATGGAAAGATTGATGACGTAGGAAATGGCTGGTTCATCGGTCGTCCATTAAGTACTGTCTTTGATTACAAGAAGATCGGCATCTGGCAGTCGGACGAAGCAGAGAAGGCAAAATCATACGCCAGCGAAGTGGGTCAGATCAAGATTCAGGATACCAACAATGATGGAAAGATCAATGCCGACGACCGTGTGATTCAGGGATCCGACGTACCTAAGTTTAGCGGTGGTATCACCAACCGCTTCAACTTCAAAGGCTTTGACTTGTCGTTCTTCTTCTATGCCCGCGTTGGTAACCTGATCCGAAGCGAATTTCACAGAAATTTGAATCAGTTGGCGGGTCGTTATCAGCAGATTAAAGTTGACTACTGGACTCCCAATAACCCAACCAATGAATTCCCTCGTCCAAAGAGTAATCAGGAATTTCCGGTTTACAATACAACACTGACCTACTTTGATGGTACGTTCGTAAAGCTGCGTAATATCAACTTTGGCTATAACTTCAGTCCAGCAGTTGCTAGTAAACTCGGGATGGAATCGTTGCGGATTTACTCCAGCATTCAGCAACCATTTATTTGGTCAAAGTACCGCAGCAAGTATAACGGGGTAGATCCGGAGACGACAGACCTCAATGCAGGTGGTTCGGGTGTAACCCCAGCTACCTCCGTGTACACGCTTGGTTTGAATGTTCGCTTCTAA